One Triticum dicoccoides isolate Atlit2015 ecotype Zavitan chromosome 3B, WEW_v2.0, whole genome shotgun sequence genomic window, GACATTACATTTTGGCAAAATCAGACGCTACGGCGTTAATCGCGTAATTAGCGCGCTACACACGCTATGACGTTGTAACATTGTAATGTTACCATGCAAAACTGAAATAAGCACAGCCTAGCAGGCCCAGCAGGCCAAAACCAACCCACGACCACTAGCTTTCTCACTCCTTTTATCAGATTCTCCCACGAGACCTAACCGGCTAACCCTAGTTCTCACTTCTCATCCCTTTGTCACTCCTTTTTATGTGCTGGATTTGGCCCTTATGTATATATTGCTTGCTCCTATGAAAAATTTAGTTACTTAAATACTTTATTTCTAGatatatttgaattttttttgcaaaCGCTATTTTGAAATATAGCACGCTATTAACGCGCTATAACTTGTGTAGCATTTAGAGAAGGGCCTCGCTATATTttgtagcgcgctatttaaaatattGGCTGCATTGCTGCCGAGTCAAAACTGATCTAGTACTGATATTGCCTAAACACAGCTTAACCATCAGATGCCAGAATAATCATACATTCACACTAATCATCCATAGCCAGTAGTAATCCTTCCCAGCTCCTTAGTTGCATTAGTACTGAACTTGTACCATAATCTTGATTGATTGGGTTGATTAGCTTGCACATGTGTGGTTTAGCCTCTAGTCATACATTCATACTAATCATCTAACTTAGCTGCACTAATCATCCATAACATGAAGGAGATCAAACACTTACTTCACTGCATCCTCCTCGGCGCCCTGGCCTGCGGTGTAGTAGTTGACTTGGGAGCGACGACGGCAGGTGGGGTCAGATCGATCCGGACGGTGAGCGTGAGTGTGTCGCCGGAGAGTAGCTCCTGGGGCACCACCAAGAACATCCCCTGGCACAACGGTGGAGCGCCCGTGGACAGCGCGTTGCTGATCACCGCCGAGGTCATGAGGACTAGGTCGTAGTCCTTGTCGCCGCCACGGCGCTCAATGGAGAGCTTGCACCAGAACCAGGGCCCCGTCTCAGCCTCGCTGTCCGGCCTGATGCACATCAGTGACACGGCGGTGCCCGCACCGAGCGGGCAGAGGGAGACGAGGAACACGCTGCGGTCCTCCTCCCCGACGAGCAGGTGCCAGCTGTGCGACAGGGAGAAGCTCAGGCTCCAAGACCGGCCATAGCGGACCGTGACGGCGGGGCGCTGGTGATGGGTGGCGAAGTGGTCGACCAGCATCGCACGGGAGCCCACGAAGGTGCATGCAGACTCCGGGCAGGTGCAGGGCGCGCACTGGCACACGCGCTGGTGGTCCGCGGCCTCATGGAACACCACGTAGCGCTCGCAGCCGAACGCCTTGTAGGGGCATGGCACCTTGGCGGCGCCGACCACCTTGTCCAGCTGGCCGCAGTGGGTGTTGGCACGGCTGCAGACCACGCGGTGCCCGGCACGGCAGTAGTAGCATACTACGTGCCCTACGGCATCGCACTGCCACAGTAAACGCAACCACACGCAAGTTTGTTTTAACAAAAGCAGTATAACGTTTGGTCTCTGCATCATTGCGATGC contains:
- the LOC119279069 gene encoding putative E3 ubiquitin-protein ligase SINA-like 6, translated to MKEGESRATRVSAKEVKSESEKGEVTMQDEGEAGDALVAVESMAPTQIDVRMDVTLLHCQGCLLPLKPPVFKCDAVGHVVCYYCRAGHRVVCSRANTHCGQLDKVVGAAKVPCPYKAFGCERYVVFHEAADHQRVCQCAPCTCPESACTFVGSRAMLVDHFATHHQRPAVTVRYGRSWSLSFSLSHSWHLLVGEEDRSVFLVSLCPLGAGTAVSLMCIRPDSEAETGPWFWCKLSIERRGGDKDYDLVLMTSAVISNALSTGAPPLCQGMFLVVPQELLSGDTLTLTVRIDLTPPAVVAPKSTTTPQARAPRRMQ